The following are from one region of the Ananas comosus cultivar F153 linkage group 20, ASM154086v1, whole genome shotgun sequence genome:
- the LOC109725751 gene encoding XIAP-associated factor 1 encodes MATTSESTTTTTITCDHCERDIPTSNIDLHYAHCSRNLQKCSVCGDMVPRKLLDEHYDESHAPVNCSLCSETIEREAWPLHKGEKCPQRIVTCEYCEFPLPAVDLFKHQEICGNRTEYCDMCNKYVRLREQIDHEIQFHSNSNGTAESSSTRGIPEREERAPRRQARGSSHKKLLFTIAITGFAVLLGSFLFQRRVENHQPQ; translated from the exons ATGGCGACCACCTCGgaatcgacgacgacgacgacgataaCATGCGATCACTG TGAGAGAGACATTCCAACTTCAAACATCGATTTGCACTATGCACACTGCTCTCGCAATCTTCAAAAGTGTTCAGTATGTGGAGATATGGTTCCACGAAAGCTTCTTGATGAACATTACGACGAAAGCCACGCTCCG GTGAATTGCTCACTATGCAGCGAGACTATAGAACGTGAGGCTTGGCCTCTTCATAAAGGTGAAAAATGCCCGCAAAGAATTGTTACATGTGAATATTGTGAGTTTCCATTACCAGCGGTTGATCTCTTTAAACATcag GAAATTTGTGGAAACCGAACGGAGTACTGCGACATGTGCAATAAGTATGTTAGACTCCGAGAACAGATTGACCACGAAATCCAGTTCCATAGCAACTCAAATGGCACCGCAGAGTCTTCGAG CACGAGGGGAATACCCGAGCGGGAAGAGCGCGCTCCGCGAAGGCAAGCTCGCGGGTCGTCGCACAAGAAGTTGCTCTTCACGATCGCGATAACTGGTTTTGCCGTGCTGCTCGGGTCGTTCCTTTTCCAGAGACGAGTGGAAAATCATCAGCCGCAGTAG
- the LOC109725960 gene encoding cysteine proteinase 1-like, which yields MAPLLRPLLLFLSILVVSSAAAAAAVVEAEAEDPLILQVVPDAKEEGGVGGGGHLGLGAAAVEAHFVSFERRFGRSYASAEERAHRRSVFAANLRRARRHQRLDPGAVHGVTQFSDLTPAEFRRAFLGLRRKKGGVGGSIFGSSHEAPILPTNDLPSDFDWRDQGAVTGVKNQGSCGSCWSFSASGALEGANFLATGKLKSLSEQQLVDCDHECDPSEADACDQGCNGGLMTTAFEYLLKSGGLESEADYPYTGTDGGSCKFDKSKIAASVKNFSVVSIDEDQIAANLVKHGPLAIGINAVFMQTYIGGVSCPYICGRHLDHGVLLVGYGSAGYSPIRFKEKPYWIIKNSWGESWGEDGYYRICRGRNVCGVDSMVSTVTAIQTSQK from the exons ATGGCTCCTCTCCTtcgccccctcctcctcttcctctcgaTCCTCGtcgtctcctccgccgcggcggcggcggcggtggtggaggcggaggcggaggaccCGCTGATCCTCCAGGTGGTGCCGGACGCGAAGGAGGAGggaggcgtcggcggcggcggccatcTAGggctcggggcggcggcggtggaggcgcACTTCGTGAGCTTCGAGCGGCGGTTCGGGAGATCGTACGCGAGCGCGGAGGAGCGCGCGCACCGGCGCTCGGTGTTCGCGGCGAACCTCCGCCGCGCGCGCCGCCACCAGCGGCTCGACCCCGGCGCCGTCCACGGCGTCACCCAGTTCTCCGACCTCACCCCCGCCGAGTTCCGCCGCGCCTTCCTCGGCCTCCGCCGGAAGaagggcggcgtcggcggcagCATCTTCGGCTCCTCGCACGAGGCCCCGATCCTCCCCACGAACGATCTCCCCTCCGATTTCGATTGGAGGGATCAAGGCGCCGTCACCGGGGTCAAGAATCAG GGTTCGTGCGGGTCGTGCTGGTCGTTCAGTGCATCGGGGGCGTTGGAAGGGGCAAACTTTCTGGCCACCGGAAAGCTGAAGAGCCTCAGCGAGCAGCAGCTCGTCGATTGTGATCATGAG TGCGATCCATCAGAAGCGGATGCATGTGACCAAGGATGTAATGGCGGGCTAATGACTACCGCCTTCGAGTACCTGCTAAAATCTGGCGGCCTGGAGAGCGAGGCAGACTACCCTTACACCGGGACAGACGGAGGCAGCTGCAAATTCGACAAATCCAAGATCGCTGCCTCGGTTAAAAACTTCAGCGTCGTCTCAATCGACGAAGATCAAATCGCTGCCAATCTCGTGAAACACGGCCCTCTCGCAA TCGGGATCAACGCAGTATTCATGCAGACATACATCGGGGGAGTCTCGTGCCCGTACATCTGCGGAAGGCATTTAGACCACGGTGTTCTTCTCGTCGGCTACGGCTCCGCAGGCTACTCCCCCATCCGCTTCAAGGAGAAGCCCTACTGGATCATAAAGAACTCGTGGGGCGAGAGCTGGGGCGAGGACGGGTACTACCGGATCTGCAGGGGCCGCAACGTCTGCGGCGTCGACTCGATGGTCTCGACCGTGACCGCGATTCAAACCTCGCAAAAGTAG
- the LOC109725961 gene encoding eukaryotic translation initiation factor 4E-1 yields MAEETETTTTAAAAAAGVAPEERLRERESGAPPPPRGPEEEEEEEEEEEEEEMEEGEIESDAMDGGGAGMGMMGAPSQGHPLEHAWTFWFDNPSGKSKQAAWGSSLRPIHTFATVEDFWSLYNNINHPSKLVVGADFHCFKHKIEPKWEDPICANGGKWTISCTRGKSDTLWLHTLLAMIGEQFDYGDEICGAVVSIRGKQERIAVWTKNAANETAQVSIGRQWKELLDYKDTIGFIVHDDAKKHDKVAKNRYTV; encoded by the exons ATGGCGGAGGAGacggagacgacgacgacggcggcggcagcggcggcgggggtGGCGCCGGAggagaggctgagagagagagaaagcggagcgccgccgccgccgcgggggccggaggaggaggaggaggaagaggaggaggaggaggaggaggagatggaggaggGCGAGATCGAGAGCGACGCCATGGACGGAGGAGGTGCTGGGATGGGGATGATGGGGGCTCCGTCGCAGGGGCACCCGCTGGAGCACGCGTGGACGTTCTGGTTCGACAACCCCTCGGGGAAGTCGAAGCAGGCCGCGTGGGGCAGCTCCCTGCGCCCCATCCACACCTTCGCCACCGTCGAGGACTTCTGGAG CCTCTACAACAATATTAACCACCCGAGCAAGTTGGTTGTGGGTGCTGACTTCCATTGCTTCAAACACAAGATTGAGCCTAAGTGGGAAGACCCGATCTGTGCTAATGGAGGAAAGTGGACAATTAGCTGTACTAGAGGGAAATCAGACACATTGTGGTTGCATACA TTATTGGCGATGATTGGTGAGCAATTCGACTATGGTGATGAAATTTGTGGAGCAGTGGTTAGTATACGTGGGAAGCAAGAACGAATAGCTGTGTGGACAAAAAATGCTGCTAATGAAACTGCTCAG GTAAGCATTGGGAGGCAATGGAAGGAGCTTCTAGATTACAAAGACACGATCGGTTTCATAGTTCAC GATGATGCGAAGAAACACGATAAAGTTGCTAAGAACCGTTACACCGTATGA
- the LOC109725342 gene encoding exosome complex component RRP43, whose product MATSARGGGEGEAAAGGGGGGGAAAEMEVEAYRRLFPVAYFERHLRESVRLDARPLASPRDTSVALGLVGSADGSALVKFGDTTMVAAIKLEVMTPPAESSDEGSVAVEFYMPPICSPTVRPGRSAEVAPVISKQLSDVIMSSGMINLKDLCLINGKASWIAYLDIYCLNADGSLFDAALVSTVAAFTHLEIPLVSVSDDGRVVTVPGELEGKTKLPLVNKDKRKLMLNNVPFSLTCGLHKEHILVDPTAEEESIIETFVTVVLDTLGRVVSVYKPGGSVLAYTSILKECITLAKRRAQQLRNILNESVSAMEVDKSS is encoded by the exons ATGGCGACGagcgcgcgcggcggcggcgagggagaggcggcggcggggggcggcggaggagggggagctGCGGCGGAGATGGAGGTGGAGGCGTACCGGCGCCTCTTCCCCGTCGCCTACTTCGAGCGCCACCTCCGCGAGTCCGTGCGCCTCGACGCGCGCCCCCTCGCCTCCCCGCGCGACACCTCCGTAGCCCTCGGCCTCGTCGGCTCCGCCGACGGGTCCGCCCTCGTCAAGTTCGGCGACACT ACTATGGTGGCTGCTATCAAACTTGAGGTGATGACCCCTCCGGCAGAATCTTCAGATGAGGGTTCCGTTG CCGTCGAGTTCTACATGCCGCCAATTTGTTCTCCGACCGTTAGGCCCGGGAGGTCGGCTGAGGTGGCGCCCGTCATCTCTAAGCAGTTGTCGGACGTCATTATGAG TTCTGGGATGATAAACTTGAAGGACCTGTGCTTAATAAATGGAAAAGCCTCATGGATAGCCTACTTG gaTATCTACTGTCTGAATGCTGACGGCTCTCTCTTTGATGCTGCGCTAGTTTCAACAGTCGCTGCATTCACACACC TGGAAATCCCTCTAGTTTCGGTCAGTGACGATGGAAGAGTAGTCACTGTGCCGGGGGAACTTGAAGGCAAAACTAAACTTCCGTTGGTCAACAAAGATAAGAGGAAGCTCATGCTCAACAATGTCCCCTTTTCCCTCACATGCGGACTCCATAAGGAACATATCTTGGTAGATCCCACTGCCGAAGAGGAATCCATAATAGAGACCTTTGTTACTGTCGTGCTAGATACTTTGGGTCGCGTCGTTTCTGTATACAAACCGGGAGGTTCTGTTCTTGCCTACACATCGATTCTTAAG GAGTGCATCACTCTCGCTAAACGTAGGGCGCAGCAGCTAAGGAATATCTTGAATGAATCCGTTTCCGCCATGGAAGTTGATAAATCTTCGTAA
- the LOC109725942 gene encoding uncharacterized protein LOC109725942, with amino-acid sequence MEHEEERVPATAAADTAASKTVQRDAGDHDAECGIKGREEAVAVFAVHRDSKQKKKEAEAKVEAEPKGLPHQQVVQPEDVYNEKLEQL; translated from the coding sequence ATGGAACACGAGGAGGAGAGAGTTCCGGCCACCGCCGCGGCCGACACGGCCGCTTCGAAGACGGTGCAGCGAGACGCGGGTGATCACGACGCAGAGTGCGGAATAAAAGGGCGAGAGGAAGCAGTCGCCGTGTTCGCGGTACATCGCGACAGCAaacagaagaagaaagaagcggAAGCAAAAGTAGAAGCAGAACCAAAAGGGCTTCCGCACCAGCAAGTTGTCCAGCCCGAAGACGTCTACAATGAGAAGCTGGAGCAGCTTTGA